Genomic DNA from Candidatus Binataceae bacterium:
AACAGAGTGGAGGATGGGCAACCTCAGTACGGGACGAGGACCCAACCGTCAGCTTCTGAGCAATCCGAAACTGTCGGCAACGCGAGGCGATTTGGGGAAAATAAAATAATTGCGATACCCAACAGCTCCTGGAGAATGGCCGCAATCGGGCCGCTACTATCGGAACATTCGTGTATCAAAATGAAACGGTACAGGTTCGCCGAATTTGACTTTTTGGAAATCTAGGTGAACAGGGTTGAGGAGGACATTCCATTCGCCGCGAATTGCCGCCGATGGGACCAACAGGGCTACCGTCCGCCCGGCGCGTATCCATTCATCTCCAAAGTGACGCGGAGATTCATCTCGCGTTTTGCGCCAGTCGCGTGGCAGAGTCTTTTGGTCGAGTCGTCCAATTTCAAGCTCTTCGGACATCTCGCCTTCGATTGAAACGAGGTCCCTTGGTTGGAGATTCGGCTCTAAGTTCACAAAGGTCTCAACTGCTGCGAGCGCGAGAGAGGTTGAGGCGTACACGACGCGGATTCCTCGGCTGTTCCAGCGACCGCCATACAAGCGCGCTCCTTCGCCTGTTGCGGCATCCGCAGCATAGCGGCGTCGGCAGATTCGCCAAAAGTGCATCAACTATATACGCCATATGCAATCCGGCCCGCGACGTCCTCTACCTCGCGAGCGCCGACATCGGTATCGAGGCGGTCCAGAGGCGTTTCGCCGCCGAGCGCTCGGTTGGACGTGAGAAGCCATTGAACAGCCCTTTCCTCGTCACCAATCATCGCAACTGTATGAGCATATACCCGAGCAAAACGGACGGTGCGGTCGGATTCGGCGGGTGTCAACCGCGACCGCTCGCTCAAACGGCGAGTCATCGTCCGTTGCGGAATTCCGAGCTTCTTCAAAAGCGCGGCGTTGCCGAGCGAGAGTTTTACGGCCAGGGTCCTTACTGAACTCGCGGGAAGACCTTTGCGGATCAGATCTGCCAGGTCATCTGGCTTCCTTACGGTCTTGCCAAGAACCTTCCGGCCGCCCAGAACGTTGGCAATGGCTTCGCTTTCCATTGTTAGCCTTTTGGCCAATTAGCGTAGGCCATTTGGCTACCCTTGTAAAGCGGTCGATATGTCTCTTGAGCATCCCGTCTTCAGGCTGGTCCCCTTGGCTCAGCTTGGTGTCACAAGGGCCTAAGCCAAGTCGCTGACGAGCGAGACTTCGTGGCGCTCCGGGACTCCGATGGAGTACAGAGGCGTGTACGCTTTCAACGCGTTCGGCGGAGTCCTTAAGGAAGCTATCTGGGGAACCAGACGGAAACGGTGAAATCACCAACGGCAGAGACGCCGTGCGTTCTTTCAGGCTCAATCCTCGCCAAAGAATCTTCTTTTAGCTGATTCGTTCAAGGGCAGGTCGGGTCCGCTAAACAGATGATCAATAACACGCGTCGGATCCTCTGCGATTTTCGGAAGCGCGTAGCGCGGCGGCGGTCCGCTTCTGGGCCTGACTCACAGAACATGGCGGCAAACAAATCCGATGTTTCGTGTATCACACGGTAGTAGTGATCGTGCGCTTCAGCGTATGCGTGACCGGCCTTGTCCCAATTCTGTGAGTTCAAGAGGGAGTTCCGTAAGACGCGAATGTCGCGCATTGTCAGGGATAAACCTTGTTCAAAAGAGGGATCACTCGAGGCCGCCGCGTCCCCGATGAGCGTTAAGTTTTGAAAATAAGCGGCGCCTCAGGTCCGACGTAGGCGTCGCAGAATCAACAGCAAAAGCGTGAGCCGAACTCGTACATCAGGGGAATTATCAGGTGACTATTGATGAGTCGGCGTATGCCATCAGCAAGTGAAATGCTATCTCGAGGGAATGCGCTCGCACGCAATATTCACAGCTAGCGGAAGTTGCTCTGCCGAATCGCGTGCCACGAGTTGTCGGAATGAAGATCAGACGCCTTTGAGGTGCCCGATATGGTCCAGCATCGTCGCGCGCCAGCCGCCGTCCAGCTCAATGACCTGGATCGATCCCAGCTCGACACTCGGCTGGTTGCCCGTCAGATGTTGTACCGCCGTGCGGATCACGCCGCGATGTGCGACCAGGAGCGCCGCAGATGCGAGGTGTGACTCGGGTCGCCACAGCGACAGCATCTTTCTGACACCACCAATTACTCGTTCGGCGAAGGCGCGGCGGCTTTCGCCGTCTGGATAGGCATATCCGGGAGCAAGCCGCTCGGTGTTCCACTGGGCATAATGCTCCGGATAGCGTTCGCGAATTTCTTCGGCGGTCAGCCCTTCGAACAGGCCGAAGTGTACTTCGACAAACTCCTCGAGAACGCAAAGCTCGGCCGACTCGCCAGCGATGAGTCGCGCGCCTTCCGCGGCGCGGACCAACGGACTGGTGAAAACCCACCGCAATTGCGGAGAACACAGCTCCAGGAGCGCAGCCCGCACTGCGTGCATCTGCGTGCGCCCGAGATCGGACAGCGGCACATCAGTACGCCCATGATACCGAATACTGGATTCACCCTCGGTTTCACCATGGCGCACGAGAATAAGCGTCGGTCTCATTGCCCTCACAAGAAGACCCTTCCGCGGCGGCCGCCGGGTTCAACGTTAAGAGGGCTCCTCACCGAACTCGATGCGTTTCCGAGTCCGAACTGGGCGCGCGCGATTCGGCGTACAAAGCAGCTTTCCGGTATCTTCTCTGCTGTTCCATTCATCTCACCCACCGAACATCGAGCTGGTGTTGACCGCAGGTCCGCTGTCCTATTAAAGGAGGCCCAAGAGATTTCGCATTCAGCAGAGGCAAGCTCGGATAAGTAGCGCATTGCCATGCAGGTTGGCGACAGCCAGTATTTCGTCGGCTGGGGTACCCTGGCGCTCATCAATGGCGGCCTGGCACAGGGCAAGCAGAGAAGCGGGCTCAACTGGTTTTTGCTTTCCATCCTGCTCGGTCCGCTCGCGACTCTAATCCTCCTCTTCCTTGACTAGGATCGCGGCACACGCTTGTGCGCCGCGGCTCAGTGGTGGTCGAGCGTTTCAGTCATCCAACGGATTCAGTACCAACCCGGTCGCCAGCTTCGGAAAAAAGTAGGTCGATTTTTCCGGCATGGTGGCTCCGGCGTCACTCACCCGCTCGACCTCGTTGATCGACGGCGGGTTCACAAGGAATGCCCCATCAGCGCGGCCGTCGCGGACCGCGTCGAGGGCCGCGTTCGCGTCGATGGTGTACTCAAGGTTGCCGCCTTTGCGGATTTCAGATGCTGTTAGCGAAAAAATCTGATCGAAGATCAGCGTGTGTAGAACAGTAACATCGAGACTCCGCACTTCCGCTGGCGCTTCCGGAATCGCCCGCGCGGTCGCGTCGGGGTTCTTAACGCGAACCACGAAAAAGCGTTGCGCGCCAGCCAGGGCGATTCCGATCGTGCCGTCTCCTCCGTCGACGAGACCGTTGTGCAGCGCGGCGCGGTCGTTGACCGCGCTTACCTCAAAGACTTCGTGCGCCTGAGCGGCGAACGACGCCATCGCCTGTGGGCGCAGACGCCGCACGATGCGATGGGTCGGCAGAACCACGAGCCCCGGATCGTCGCAGGCGACCAGCGTCATCATCGTATAGTCGAAGCCTTGCGGATCGCTGGGGTGCTCCGTCGCTCGCCGCTCTCTTCGATAGCTTAGCGCGGTTTCGTAGCGATGGTGCCCGTCGGCGATAAGTAACCGCGCCGATTCGAGCGCACTTTGCACGGTCGCGATTTCATCGGGCGCCTCGATTGCCCGCAGCTCGTTGCGGATTCCGAGCGAGTCGTCGGCCTCGATCAGGGGGGTACGCGACATGATTTCGGCGCGCAGACGATCAAGCTCGGGATGCGAGCCGGAATAAAGACCAAAGATCGAGCTGATGTTGGTGCGGGTCGCGGCGAGCAGCTTGAAACGGTCTTCCTTGGGTGCGGGAAAGGTCTTTTCATGCGGCAGGATTCGGCCGCGGGCGAAGTCCTCCAGCCGAAAGCGCACGACAAACCCTGTCCGGACGAAGTTGCGCCCTTCAACCTGAAAGCGCTGGGTATAATGGAAGAGCGACGGGCGCTCGGCGCGGCGTAGCACACCCCGGTCTACCCACTCCCGCAAGGTCGCCTGAGCGGTGGCGTACCGATCGGCATCACGCCCGAGCTCGAGGCGAACCACGTTGTAGGGGCTGCGTTCGTAAAGATCGCGCTGTTCGGCCTCGCTGATAACGTCGTAGGGTGGAGCGAGCACCCGCGTGAGGTCGCCCACGGTGCGCTGGTCATAGAGGAGGCCCCGCAGGGGCTCTATCCGCGCGCCCAGACGATTCATTCTAAGGCTTCTCCGGCGAGCGCTGCCGCAATCTGGCGACCCGACACGGCGCCTTCCCGAATAATCCGCCACCGATCGCCTGCCACCTCCAGAACCGTGCTGGGTGCGCTGGTCCTCAGAGTCCCACCTTCAAGGTATACTTTAACTTTGTTCCCGAGCGCTTTGCGCGCATCCGCCAGGGTTTTTGCGGGGGACTCGCCGGCGCGGTTGGCGCTGGTCGCCGTGATAGGTCTCTCGAAACCTGCGGCTAGCGCCCGCGCGGTCGGATGCGATGATACCCGCACTCCCACCCCTCCACTTACACCGACCAGCTCCGGCGCAATCTGCGCCGCGGCGGGAAGTACGAGCGTCAACGGTCCTGGCCAGAAACATTCCGCGAGCCGCCGTGCAATTGGCGATACTTCCCGCGCCAGCGAAAACGCCGAGCGGGTATCCGCGGCTATCATAGCGACGGTCTTCGCCGCATCACGTCCCTTAATTGCGAATAGTCGTTTGAGAGCAGACTTTGACGACGGGTCTGCGGCGACTCCGTAAAAAGTCTCGGTCGGGTAGACGACCAGCTCACCGGCACGCAGAACGTCTATCGCGTCCTGGATCGTGCTGATCGTCGGATGCGATGCGGAGGCCTTGGCAGAAGAAGAACCCGGCAAGCGAGGCTCCTTGGGCAACCGCCTCTAGGTTAGCGGCGGCCGGCATCGCTGCGCGACAACGCCCGATGAGCGATATCGCGCCGCATGTACCTGCCCTCAAATTCTATCATTTGCGCTGCCTCGTAGGCGCTGGAAACCGCAAGCTCCAGGGAGGGCGCCATCGCGGTAACGGCGAGCACCCGACCTCCATCGGTTACGAGTTGGCCATCTTTGAGCGCGGTGCCCGCGTGGAAAACCTTGACGCGGACCTTCTTCATTGCCCATCGAACCTTCGCGTCCGAAGGCGCATTGCCCTCGATTTTTTCGATGCCGGTTATGGGAAGCCCCTTGCGGTAGGTGCCGGGGTAGCCGGCGGACGAAAGTACCACGCAGGCCGCGCTTCTGGGCGACAGGTTAACCGAAACCTGTTTGAGGTTGCCTTCCGCTGCGGCGAGCAGCAGGGCGCCGAGGTCACCTTCAAACCGCATCATCAGGGCCTGGCATTCCGGATCGCCGAAGCGCGCGTTGAACTCGATCACTGAAATCGCCTGCTCGTTCACCATCAGCCCCGCAAACAACACTCCCCTAAAGGGCGTTCCCCGCGCATTCATTTCCCGGAGCGTGGGCTGGATGATCTCGCGCATGATGCGCTCTTCAAGTTGGGGGGAAAATTGCGGCACCGGAGAGTACGCGCCCATTCCGCCCGTATTTGGTCCGCGGTCCCCATCGAAGATGGGCTTGTGGTCCTGGCAGGTCCCGAATGGGATCGCGTACTCGCCGTCGCACAGCGCAAAGAAAGATAACTCCTCACCGGCCAGGAATTCCTCGATGAGCACGCGGCGTCCGGCTGGGCCGAATTTGCCGCCCTCCATCGCGTCAGTGATCGCGCCGAGGGCGGCCTCGCGATCGGTGCAAATCGTGACTCCCTTACCGAGGGCGAGGCCGTCGGCCTTCACGACCAGCGGTAGGTCGTGACTTGAGACGTAGCGCCGTGCCGCGGCTGCATCGTCGAAGAGTTCGTAGGGTGCAGTGCGAACCCCGGCCGCGCGCATGACGGATTTCGCAAACGACTTGCTGGTCTCGAGCTGCGCGGCGGCCCCGGTGGGTCCGAAAATTTTTATTCCAGCCGCGTTGAACTCATCGACGATTCCAGCGCCAAGGGGATCGTCAGGCCCGACCACAACCAGATCGACCTTCTTGTCGCCGGCAAACGCAACCAGCGTGGGAAAATCCAACGGTGAGATGGGAGCCGGCTCGGCAAGCTGATTGATTCCGGGGCTGCCGCTCGCACAAAACAGCCCCCACACACTTTGGCTCTGATGCAGCCGCCAGCAGAGCGCATGCTCGCGTCCGCCTTTGCCGATTACCAGGACTTTCATGCCGCGTGGAAGGCCGCCTCGCCGTGGAGCGCACCCTGCCCCCGGATGACGCCGGACCCACATCACAAGGGCGGTCGCACAAAAACAGGCGTGTTCGAACTTTACCGCACGATCAGGTCCCTCGCCACCGAGGCCCGCGAAGTTTTGTCAACAGAGGCTGAATTTCGAACCAATCGGACCAGCACCACTAATCGCCCTTAGTGGCGGAAGTGCCGGATGCCGGTGAACACCATGGCCAGACCGTATTTGTCCGCGGCCGCGATCACTTCCTCGTCACGGACCGCGCCGCCCGGTTGGGCGATCGCGGTGGCGCCCGCCTCGGCCGCCAGGGTCGGGCCGTCGGGGAACGGAAACAAAGCCTCCGAAACCAGCACCGAGCCGGCCAAAGAGACTTTGAGGCGTGCGGCTTTCTCGCGGGCGGCGTAAACCGGATCGATGCGCGAGGTTGCGCCGCCGCCCACCGCGAGCGTGCGATCGTCGGTAACGAATGCGATGGCGTTCGACTTGATGTGCTTGCAGACCTTGATGCCGAATTCCAGTGCACGGAATTCCGCGTCGGTCGGTCTGCGCCGGCTTACCACCTTGCCGTCGCGAGGATTTTCGATGGCCAGGTCGGGTGTCTGCACCAGCAACCCGCCCACGACTTTCTTCAGGTCGAATTCAGCGCGCGGGACCTTATCGGCGTGAAACCGCATTACGCGGCGATTCTTCTTCTTGCGCAGGAACGCGAGAACGTCGTCGGGAAATGCCGGTCCGATCAGAACTTCCGTGAACAGCTCATCGACCGCACGCGCGAACTCCATGTCCCAGGGGCGATTCGAGATGATGATTCCGCCGAATGGCGAATCGGGGTCGGTCGCGAACGCTTTGTCCCAGGCGGCTTTAAGCGTCGGCCCAAGACCGACTCCGCAGGGCGTGTTGTGCTTCAAGATCGCGACGAGGGCCTGGCGCTCGTCCTGGAACTCCAGCATCAGGTTCACCGCGGAGCTGATGTCGAACACGTTGTTGAAGGAAAGCTCCTTGCCGTGGAGTTGCTCGGCCACTTCGAGAAAATGGCCATACAGCGCACCCTGCTGATGCGGGTTTTCGCCGTAGCGGAGGCCCTGCTCGCGGGGCAGCGAGAGGCTGTAGGTCTCACCTAGTGCGGACAGCTCGCCTTCGCCGCCGTGAGTTCCCAGCCAGTTTGAAATTGCCGCATCGTACGCGGCGACGCGCGCGAACGCCTTGCGCATCAGGCGCCAGCGGGTCGCGGCGCTTACCGTGCCGCCGTTGCCGTCCAGCTCCGCCACGAACGATCTGTAATCGGCCGGATCTACGACGATCGCTACGTCTTGGTAGTTCTTCGCGGCGGCGCGCACCAGGGTGGGCCCGCCGATGTCGATGTTCTCGATCGCCTCGGCCAGACTCACGTCCGCGCGCGCAACGGTGTTTTCGAATGGATAGAAGTTCACTACCACGAGATCGATCGGCTCGATGCCGTGATCTCGCAGCTGACGTTGATGGCTGGGTTCGTCGCGGCGGGCGAGAATGGCGCCGTGGATCTTCGGATGAAGGGTCTTAACGCGACCATCGAGCATTTCCGGGAATCCGGTGAATTCTTCCACCGCTTTTACCCTGATGCCCGCGCCTTCGAGCGCAGCCTTCGTGCCACCGGTGGAGAGCAACTCCACCCCATGGTTGGCGAGAGCCTGGGCGAATTCCGCCAGTCCGTCCTTGTTCGACACGCCAAGCAGCGCACGGTGAATTTTAACGCGATCTGCGTCCATACGATTTTAGCCCCGGCAAATTCGCGGTACGCGTTTCCCGACCGTGCACAACATCTCATACGAGATGGTCTGCACCAGCCGAGCCACATCGTTGACGCTGATCATCGCTTCGCCGGCCCCTCCCCAGAGAATAACTTCGTCCTCGACCGACGCGCCCGGTATATCGGTGACGTCGATAGTCGTCACATCCATCGAGACTGCGCCGACCACGGGTGCGCGTTTACCTCGAATCAAGACTTCGCCGCCATGTTGCAGGCCGCGCTTGTACCCGTCGGCATAACCTACCG
This window encodes:
- a CDS encoding antitoxin Xre/MbcA/ParS toxin-binding domain-containing protein; translation: MESEAIANVLGGRKVLGKTVRKPDDLADLIRKGLPASSVRTLAVKLSLGNAALLKKLGIPQRTMTRRLSERSRLTPAESDRTVRFARVYAHTVAMIGDEERAVQWLLTSNRALGGETPLDRLDTDVGAREVEDVAGRIAYGVYS
- a CDS encoding histidine phosphatase family protein; protein product: MRPTLILVRHGETEGESSIRYHGRTDVPLSDLGRTQMHAVRAALLELCSPQLRWVFTSPLVRAAEGARLIAGESAELCVLEEFVEVHFGLFEGLTAEEIRERYPEHYAQWNTERLAPGYAYPDGESRRAFAERVIGGVRKMLSLWRPESHLASAALLVAHRGVIRTAVQHLTGNQPSVELGSIQVIELDGGWRATMLDHIGHLKGV
- a CDS encoding DUF1015 domain-containing protein, producing the protein MNRLGARIEPLRGLLYDQRTVGDLTRVLAPPYDVISEAEQRDLYERSPYNVVRLELGRDADRYATAQATLREWVDRGVLRRAERPSLFHYTQRFQVEGRNFVRTGFVVRFRLEDFARGRILPHEKTFPAPKEDRFKLLAATRTNISSIFGLYSGSHPELDRLRAEIMSRTPLIEADDSLGIRNELRAIEAPDEIATVQSALESARLLIADGHHRYETALSYRRERRATEHPSDPQGFDYTMMTLVACDDPGLVVLPTHRIVRRLRPQAMASFAAQAHEVFEVSAVNDRAALHNGLVDGGDGTIGIALAGAQRFFVVRVKNPDATARAIPEAPAEVRSLDVTVLHTLIFDQIFSLTASEIRKGGNLEYTIDANAALDAVRDGRADGAFLVNPPSINEVERVSDAGATMPEKSTYFFPKLATGLVLNPLDD
- a CDS encoding L-threonylcarbamoyladenylate synthase, whose translation is MPGSSSAKASASHPTISTIQDAIDVLRAGELVVYPTETFYGVAADPSSKSALKRLFAIKGRDAAKTVAMIAADTRSAFSLAREVSPIARRLAECFWPGPLTLVLPAAAQIAPELVGVSGGVGVRVSSHPTARALAAGFERPITATSANRAGESPAKTLADARKALGNKVKVYLEGGTLRTSAPSTVLEVAGDRWRIIREGAVSGRQIAAALAGEALE
- the purD gene encoding phosphoribosylamine--glycine ligase, with amino-acid sequence MKVLVIGKGGREHALCWRLHQSQSVWGLFCASGSPGINQLAEPAPISPLDFPTLVAFAGDKKVDLVVVGPDDPLGAGIVDEFNAAGIKIFGPTGAAAQLETSKSFAKSVMRAAGVRTAPYELFDDAAAARRYVSSHDLPLVVKADGLALGKGVTICTDREAALGAITDAMEGGKFGPAGRRVLIEEFLAGEELSFFALCDGEYAIPFGTCQDHKPIFDGDRGPNTGGMGAYSPVPQFSPQLEERIMREIIQPTLREMNARGTPFRGVLFAGLMVNEQAISVIEFNARFGDPECQALMMRFEGDLGALLLAAAEGNLKQVSVNLSPRSAACVVLSSAGYPGTYRKGLPITGIEKIEGNAPSDAKVRWAMKKVRVKVFHAGTALKDGQLVTDGGRVLAVTAMAPSLELAVSSAYEAAQMIEFEGRYMRRDIAHRALSRSDAGRR
- the purH gene encoding bifunctional phosphoribosylaminoimidazolecarboxamide formyltransferase/IMP cyclohydrolase; translated protein: MDADRVKIHRALLGVSNKDGLAEFAQALANHGVELLSTGGTKAALEGAGIRVKAVEEFTGFPEMLDGRVKTLHPKIHGAILARRDEPSHQRQLRDHGIEPIDLVVVNFYPFENTVARADVSLAEAIENIDIGGPTLVRAAAKNYQDVAIVVDPADYRSFVAELDGNGGTVSAATRWRLMRKAFARVAAYDAAISNWLGTHGGEGELSALGETYSLSLPREQGLRYGENPHQQGALYGHFLEVAEQLHGKELSFNNVFDISSAVNLMLEFQDERQALVAILKHNTPCGVGLGPTLKAAWDKAFATDPDSPFGGIIISNRPWDMEFARAVDELFTEVLIGPAFPDDVLAFLRKKKNRRVMRFHADKVPRAEFDLKKVVGGLLVQTPDLAIENPRDGKVVSRRRPTDAEFRALEFGIKVCKHIKSNAIAFVTDDRTLAVGGGATSRIDPVYAAREKAARLKVSLAGSVLVSEALFPFPDGPTLAAEAGATAIAQPGGAVRDEEVIAAADKYGLAMVFTGIRHFRH